One window of the Methylovirgula sp. HY1 genome contains the following:
- a CDS encoding Sir2 family NAD-dependent protein deacetylase — protein sequence MVIVSEIDEARAALQDLIAGANRIVAFTGAGISTECGVPDFRSKNSPWQRLKPIDFDIFVADMLQREEAWRRKFALDDIYAQAQPGRGHWALANLVASAKISAIITQNIDNLHQTSGVADEKIIELHGNGTYATCLACGKRHELNLIRHEFMATGAAPICTDCGGIVKTATISFGQPLPETAMQRAHDAATNCDLFLAIGSSLIVYPAAAFPIIACQHGARLIIVNDEKTPLDDQADVVLRGDIGDIFEPLAT from the coding sequence GTGGTGATTGTTTCTGAAATCGACGAAGCGCGCGCCGCCTTGCAGGATCTGATCGCAGGAGCCAACCGCATCGTGGCTTTTACCGGCGCCGGCATTTCGACGGAATGCGGCGTGCCGGACTTCCGGTCGAAAAACTCGCCTTGGCAGCGGCTCAAACCGATCGACTTCGATATTTTCGTCGCCGATATGCTGCAGCGCGAGGAAGCGTGGCGGCGCAAATTTGCGCTCGACGATATTTATGCGCAAGCGCAGCCCGGCCGCGGCCACTGGGCGCTCGCCAATCTCGTCGCCAGCGCCAAAATCAGCGCTATCATCACCCAGAACATCGACAATTTGCACCAGACTTCGGGTGTCGCCGATGAAAAAATCATAGAGCTTCATGGCAATGGCACTTATGCGACCTGCCTCGCTTGCGGCAAACGGCATGAACTCAACCTGATCCGCCACGAATTCATGGCGACTGGAGCGGCGCCGATCTGCACCGATTGCGGCGGCATCGTCAAAACCGCGACCATCTCTTTCGGCCAGCCCTTGCCGGAAACTGCCATGCAGCGGGCTCATGACGCAGCGACCAATTGCGATCTTTTCCTTGCGATCGGATCATCGCTCATCGTCTATCCGGCCGCGGCGTTTCCGATCATCGCTTGTCAGCACGGGGCGCGCCTGATCATCGTTAATGATGAGAAGACACCGCTGGACGATCAGGCGGATGTCGTTTTGCGCGGCGATATCGGTGACATATTCGAACCTCTTGCCACCTGA
- a CDS encoding DUF192 domain-containing protein: MAGVVFVPLATAHAAEDGTEPLTIATASGAHKFAVEVMRTDAQKERGLMFRRFLPQDRGMLFDFKTVQPVMMWMKNTYIPLDMIFISKSGRVAAIAADTEPLSEHIIPSGTPVLAVLEVNAGTAAKIKLKIGDKVRNSLFTP, from the coding sequence ATGGCCGGCGTCGTCTTCGTGCCTTTGGCTACGGCCCATGCGGCGGAAGACGGGACGGAGCCCTTGACCATCGCTACGGCAAGCGGCGCGCATAAATTTGCGGTCGAAGTGATGCGCACCGACGCGCAGAAGGAGCGGGGGCTGATGTTTCGCCGCTTCCTGCCGCAGGATCGCGGCATGCTGTTCGATTTCAAGACCGTGCAGCCGGTGATGATGTGGATGAAGAACACCTATATTCCGCTCGATATGATCTTCATTTCCAAATCCGGCCGGGTGGCGGCCATCGCCGCCGATACGGAACCGCTGTCCGAGCATATTATCCCGTCTGGGACGCCGGTTCTCGCCGTCCTCGAGGTCAATGCCGGGACGGCGGCTAAAATCAAGCTCAAGATCGGCGATAAGGTGCGCAATTCGCTGTTTACGCCGTGA
- a CDS encoding cold-shock protein, with product MSSKDLLLPRGDLFGDGDAGIDHSVVSGLDLVELAGRIKWFDVAKGYGFIVPDNGMADVLLHVTTLRRDGFQTAQEGMRVVCEAVKRNKGLQVFRVLSMDESTATHPAQAQPPRTQVPIVPSGGFEICIVKWFNRVRGFGFLSRGDGTEDIFVHMETLRRYGIAELKPGDGVLVRFGDGPKGLLAAEVRPLEAALPSSH from the coding sequence TTGAGCAGCAAGGATTTGCTATTGCCGCGCGGTGACCTTTTTGGTGACGGCGACGCGGGTATCGATCATTCTGTTGTGTCGGGTCTCGACCTCGTCGAATTGGCCGGTCGCATAAAATGGTTCGACGTCGCAAAAGGGTATGGCTTCATCGTTCCCGACAATGGCATGGCGGACGTGCTCTTGCATGTGACGACCTTGCGCAGAGACGGTTTTCAGACCGCTCAAGAAGGCATGCGAGTCGTCTGCGAAGCCGTGAAGCGGAACAAGGGCCTGCAGGTTTTTCGTGTCCTTTCGATGGATGAATCGACCGCGACACATCCCGCGCAGGCGCAGCCGCCGCGGACCCAAGTGCCGATTGTGCCATCCGGCGGTTTCGAAATCTGCATTGTTAAATGGTTCAACCGGGTGCGCGGATTCGGCTTTCTATCGCGCGGCGATGGAACGGAAGATATTTTCGTACATATGGAGACCTTGCGCCGTTATGGCATCGCCGAACTAAAGCCCGGCGACGGCGTTCTTGTCAGATTCGGCGACGGTCCCAAGGGTCTCTTGGCGGCGGAAGTCCGCCCGCTGGAAGCAGCCTTGCCATCGTCACATTGA
- a CDS encoding ETC complex I subunit: protein MTARIYRPTRTATQSGEARSLFWILEFAPSTPQDIDPLMGWTGSSDMKRQIRLRFGSEEEAIAYARKNGLAYRVEQPVKVTRKIMAYADNFKSTRHGLWTH from the coding sequence ATGACCGCACGCATCTATCGTCCGACGCGAACCGCCACCCAATCGGGAGAGGCGCGCAGCCTCTTCTGGATCCTCGAATTCGCGCCATCGACGCCGCAGGACATTGATCCTTTGATGGGCTGGACCGGGTCCAGCGACATGAAAAGACAGATTCGCCTGAGATTCGGCAGCGAGGAAGAGGCGATCGCCTATGCGCGCAAGAATGGCCTCGCCTACCGGGTGGAACAGCCGGTGAAGGTGACGCGCAAGATCATGGCCTATGCGGATAATTTCAAATCGACCCGGCACGGCCTTTGGACGCATTGA
- a CDS encoding MFS transporter: protein MEDSFSSSASRPRWIQQGTPAYRRMNIAFFCAGYATFSLLYCVQPLLPLFAKDFAVSPAASSLSLSLSTGLLAPAILCAAAISEGAGRRGLMFVSMAIAGCLNMAAAFAPSWPLMLVIRALEGAALGGTPAIAMTYLAEEIDPRGLGLAMGLYVGGTAFGGMIGRVVTSVLVEITSWRLALAAVGATGLAAAVGFILLIPPSRNFHRRTGFDLRYHTAAWSRHLADPALRLIFAIGFLEMGAFTCVYNYAGFRLTLPPFNLDQMQLGLIFTVYIFGMAASWKAGALADQIGQRLVLPAGVVITATGVGLTVVPGLAAMLLGIILLTIGFFATHAVASGWVGRLAVGAKGHASSLYLLAYYIGSSVIGSTGGWFLAEGGWAAVVWFNLAILALTLLAALHLRGLTRGETRQ, encoded by the coding sequence ATGGAAGATTCCTTTTCATCCTCGGCTTCTCGGCCGCGCTGGATTCAGCAGGGCACACCCGCCTATCGGCGGATGAACATCGCCTTTTTCTGCGCCGGCTACGCCACCTTCTCGCTGCTCTATTGTGTCCAGCCGCTGCTGCCACTCTTTGCCAAAGATTTCGCGGTGAGCCCGGCGGCGAGCTCATTGTCTCTCTCGCTTTCGACAGGCCTTTTGGCACCCGCCATTCTCTGCGCCGCCGCCATTTCGGAAGGGGCCGGGCGCCGCGGCCTGATGTTCGTGTCGATGGCCATTGCCGGATGTCTCAACATGGCCGCCGCCTTCGCGCCGAGCTGGCCGCTCATGCTCGTGATCCGAGCGCTGGAGGGTGCGGCACTCGGCGGGACGCCGGCCATCGCCATGACCTATCTCGCCGAAGAAATCGATCCGCGCGGGCTTGGGCTCGCCATGGGCCTTTATGTGGGAGGCACCGCTTTCGGCGGCATGATCGGCCGCGTTGTGACCAGCGTGCTCGTCGAAATCACGTCCTGGCGCCTGGCGCTCGCAGCCGTGGGTGCCACCGGCCTCGCAGCCGCCGTCGGCTTCATCTTGCTGATCCCTCCCTCGCGCAATTTCCACCGCAGGACGGGCTTCGATCTGCGCTATCACACCGCCGCTTGGTCGCGCCATCTCGCCGATCCGGCTTTGCGGCTGATCTTCGCCATCGGCTTTCTGGAAATGGGCGCCTTCACCTGCGTTTACAATTATGCGGGATTCCGCCTGACGCTGCCGCCCTTCAACCTCGACCAGATGCAATTGGGCCTGATCTTCACGGTCTATATTTTCGGCATGGCGGCGTCCTGGAAGGCCGGCGCGCTCGCAGACCAAATCGGCCAGCGGCTGGTCCTTCCCGCCGGTGTCGTCATCACCGCAACGGGCGTCGGATTGACGGTTGTGCCAGGCCTGGCGGCGATGCTTCTTGGCATTATTTTGCTCACCATCGGCTTTTTCGCGACCCATGCGGTCGCGAGCGGCTGGGTCGGCCGCCTCGCGGTGGGCGCGAAGGGCCATGCCTCGTCGCTCTATCTGCTCGCCTATTATATCGGGTCGAGCGTCATCGGCTCGACCGGCGGCTGGTTCCTTGCCGAAGGCGGCTGGGCGGCGGTCGTCTGGTTCAATCTGGCGATATTGGCTTTGACGCTGCTCGCCGCGCTCCACCTGCGCGGGCTGACGCGGGGCGAAACGCGTCAGTAA